In the genome of Curtobacterium sp. MCLR17_036, the window TATGTCGACGCGCGCGCGCCGACCCATGGTGCGGGTCGTGCGGAACATCGACATCAGGTCTCCCTGTCCGCGCCGGTACGGACCGGTGCAGCGCCAGGTTAACCCAGAAACCGGCCCGGCACGAGGGTGCACGGACCGGTTCGGGTGGAGTTCACACGCCGGAGGGACGCTGGTCGCTAGATCCCGAAGCGGACGATGTGGTAGTCGCTCGTCCAGATCGGACGGATCGAGACGGAGCCGCCGGGCTTCGGCGCGTCCATGATCATGCCGTTGCCCATGTAGAAGCCGTCGTGCGCCTCGTTGTTGAAGATGACGACGTCGCCGGGCTGGGCCTCGGACTCGGGGATCGTGGTGCCGGCCTGGTCCTGCAGCGGGACTGAGTGCGCCAGGTTGATGCCGTGCTGGGCGTAGACGAACATCACGTAGCCCGAGCAGTCGAAGCCGGACGGGTCGGCGCCGCCGAAGACGTACGGGGTGCCGATGTACTGCTTGGCGGTTGCGACGACGGCCGGCAGCGAGAACGGCGTGTCCGCCGCGGTCGAGCTGGCCACGTAGTCGGCGGCGGACGGGCCGGAGTACGACGCGTACTGCTGGGCGGTCTGCGCACGGGCGTCGGACGTCGCGGCCGACTGCTCCTGCTGCTCGGCGGCCTCGGCAGCTGCGGCCTCGTCGGCGGCCTGCTGCGCCGCTGCCCGGCGGGCCTCTGCGCGAGCGTCGAGCGTGGCGGTCGAGGTGGCGCCGTAGCCGTCGCGGCTCGTGTCGGCCAGGGCGACGGCGTCGGAGACGGAGAGCTCCTGGCTCTGGGTCGCACGGGCCTCGCGCTGGGCGGCGGCGGCGTCGGTGCCGGTGGTCGGCTGCGAGGCGGCGAACGCCGGGGCGACCGCGACGGTGCCGAACATGCCGACGGCGACGGTCAGCACGACCGGCGCGAGGAACCGGCGCTTGCGCGACGAGGCGCTCGCCTTGGCGGCGGTCGCGTCGGCCGCGGCCTGCGCGGCGCGGCGTCCGCCGGGGAGCGGCGCGTTGCGGACGGGCACGACGGTGCGGGTCGGTCGGCCGTCGGCCTGACGCAGGGACCGCCGGGTGAGCGGTGCGTCGGTGGCGTTCTCGGTGTTCGTCAGGTTCGCGGTGTTCGTCAGGGTCGCGGCGTTCGTCGGGTTCGCGGGCGTCGGGGCGTCCGCGGCGGAACCGGTCTGCGTCAAGGGTGGGTCTCCGGCGTCTCGTCATCACGCGGCCGTGGGTACCCGGCGACGTGCAACCCCATCCGTTCGTCATCGTTTCCGATCGAGGCAGGAGACGGGTTCGAGACGTCCTGCCACGGGTCTCCACGCCAGGCGCAGCGCGGGGACTCGGACGAGTGTACGCAGGCGTCGTTACCTTGTCGAGACCAAAACGCCCGTTTGTAACGATCCGGTAAAGAAGCCCTGGTCAGGGCCGGAGGATCAGTCCCGCTCGATGTACACGTGCTGGGCGACCTCGACCGGGAGCTCGATGCCGGCGTCCTCGCCGTCGACGCGCACCGCGACGTAGGCCCCGGCGCGCTGCACGCGGGCGAGCCGGCCGGGCATCACGCCGGCGGTGCGGAGCTGGTGGAGGAGCTCCGGCTCGAACTGCACGGGCTCGCCGAGTCGGCGGATCACCCCGGTGGCGACTGCGTCCGTGCCATCGGTCGCCGCGACGATGTGCTGCACGCCGTCGAGGAACCCGGCGGCGGCCGGCCCGCCGATCTCCGCCAGGCCCGGGATCGGGTTGCCGTACGGCGACTCGGTCGGGTTGCCAAGCATCTCGAGCAGGCGGACCTCGACCTGCTCGCTCATCACGTGCTCCCACCGACAGGCCTCGTCGTGGACGAAGGCCCAGTCGAGGCCGATGACGTCGGCGAGCAGGCGCTCGGCGAGGCGGTGCTTGCGCATGACGTGGGTCGCCCGCGAGCGCCCCTCGTCGGTGAGCTCGAGGTGCCGGTCGCCGGACACGACGACCAGGCCGTCGCGCTCCATGCGGGCGATGGTCTGGGAGACCGTCGGACCCGAGTGGCCGAGGCGCTCGGAGATGCGCGCACGCAGCGGCACGATCGCTTCTTCCTCGAGGTCGAGGATCGTGCGCAGGTACATCTCCGTGGTGTCGACGAGATCGGTCACGGTCCGCCTCTCATGTCTGGGCCCAGCGGCCACCACCCTACTTGTTCGACCCGACGGGCACCGAACGACGGCCGCTGCACGCGGGGCCGACCGTCCGCGCAGCGTCCGCCTGGACCGCTCCACAGCCACCCCGTCCGGCCGGTGCAGGGGCGTCGCGACGCGGATCGGGCTGGCTAGGATCGGTGCATGGCAGACATCGTCATCCCCGCCGAACTCCTCCCGACCGACGGCCGCTTCGGCTGCGGACCGTCCAAGATCCGCGGCGCGCAGCTCGAGTCCCTCGTGACGCGCGGGGCGACGATCCTCGGCACGTCGCACCGGCAGGAGCCCGTCAAGGACCTGGTCGGCAGCGTCCGCTCCGGGCTCGCCGACCTGTTCTCGCTGCCGGACGGCTACGAGGTCGTGCTCGGCAACGGCGGCTCGACCGCCTTCTGGGACGCCGCGGCCTTCGGGCTCGTCGAGCGCCGCGCCGAGAACCTGTCCTTCGGCGAGTTCGGGTCGAAGTTCGCGAAGGCCGTCGCCGCACCGTGGCTCGAGGCACCCCACGTCGTCGAGGCCCCCGGTGGCTCGCTCGCCGCGCTCGAGACCGTCGAGGGCGTCGACGTCTACGCGTACCCGCACAACGAGACCTCCACCGGCGTGATGGCCCCCGTGGTCCGCGCCGAGGGCGACGCCGGCGCCCTGACCGTCGTCGACGCGACGAGCGCGGCCGGCGGTGTCGCGTTCGACGTGTCCGCCACCGACGTCTACTACTTCGCGCCGCAGAAGAACTTCGCCTCGGACGGCGGCCTGTGGCTCGCGCTGTTCTCGCCGGCGGCGCTCGAGCGGGTCGAGCGGATCGCCGCCTCGGACCGCTACGTCCCCGAGTTCCTGTCCCTGCAGAACGCCGTCGACAACTCGCGGCTGAACCAGACGCTGAACACGCCGGCGCTGGCCACCCTGCTCATGCTCGACGACCAGGTCCGGTGGATCAACGAGTCCGGCGGCCTGCAGTGGGCCGACACCCGCACGAAGGCATCGTCGTCGACGATCTACGACTGGGCCGAGGCCTCCGACCACGCGACGCCGTTCGTGGCCGACCCGGCCGCACGGTCGCAGGTCGTCGCCACGATCGACCTCGACGAGTCGATCGACGCGAAGGCCGTCGCCGCGACCCTGCGGGCGAACGGCATCGTCGACACCGAGCCCTACCGCAAGCTCGGCCGGAACCAGCTCCGGGTCGCCACCTTCACCGCGATCGACCCCGACGACGTCGCGAAGCTCGTCCGCGCGATCGACTTCACCGTCGACGCACTCGGCTGACGCCCGGCACCCGGACGCCTGCACCACGCGAGCCCGACGACGAACGCCCCACGGATCCCGTGGGGCGTTCGTCGTCGCAGGCGGTGCCGGTCAGTCCCGGTGGTGCTCGGGGTCGACCTCGGCCGGGTCGAGCCGGGCCGTGTCGAGGTCGTCGTCCGGGTCGACCGGGCGGACACGACGCGACCGACGGCGTGCACCGCGGGACGGAGCGGGCGCCTCCTCGACCTCGTCCTCGTCGCTGTCGCTGTCGTCGAGGGCGTCGACGTCGACCCCCTCGATGTCGTCGTCGTCGGACTCGGCGAGGTCGTCCTCGTCCGCGTCGAACTCGTCGTCATCGTCTTCGTCGTCGTCCTCGTCGTCGTCCGACTCGTCCGCGTCGTCGTCGTACTCCGCGTCGTCGTCCGCGTCGTCGTCCGCGTCGTCGTCGAGGTCGTCGTCCTCGTCCGCGTCGTCATCGTCGTCGTCCGACTCGTCGTCCGCGTCGCCGGTCTCGTGCTCCTGCGCGGCGCGGTACTCGGCCAGTCGCTCGGACCACGGCACCCACTCCGGCGCGACGAGGGAGCCGTCGCCCGGCATGAGCTCGACCTCGAGCACGGTCGGGTCGTCGTCGCCGACCTTCGCGATGCTGACGGTCCAGCGCCACCCGGGGTACCCCGGCATGCGGTTCGCGAACAGGACGGAGACGACGCCGTCGCCCTCGTCCACGGTGTCGACGACGGCACCGACGCTCGACTCTGGGGTCACCTCGAGCAGCGCGGTCCGCGCCAAGTCCGCGTAATCGGGAAGTACTGCGTCGTTCTCGGTCATGGCGTCACGCCTCCAGCTGGTCTGCGACGTGCCGCAGGATCGCGGCGATCCGGTCGCCGTTCTTCGGGTAGCGCCCGTGGCGCAGGTCGCCACTGATGCGGTCGAGTTCCTTCACCAGGTCCTCGACGATCACGGCCATGTCGTCCGCGGAGCGGCGGGACATGCGGGACAGCGACGGCTGCGGTTCGAGCAGACGGACGGACAGGGCCTGGGAGCCCTTCTTGCCCTGCACCACGCCGTACTCGAGCCGCGAACCCGCCTTGACGGTCGTGACGCCGTCGGGCAGCGACGACGCGTGCAGGAACACCTGGTCGCCGTCGTCTCCGGTGATGAAACCGAAGCCCTTGTCGTCGTCGTAGAACTTGACCTTGCCGGTGGGCATGCGTGGACTCCTCGAGGTCGTGGTACGGCCGTGGTGCGTCGGATATCCTGGGTCGATGGCCAAGCCGACCCGATCGACCGGGAACCCGCAGGATTCCGCTGAACCCCCGGTGACGTTCAATCGTACCGAACGCGCTCTGGCGTTCATGATCGGTGGGATCATCATCCTCGGCGTGCTCTGCTTCATCGCGATGATCATCATGTGGTTGACCGACTCGAGCGCCCAGGGGTCGATGCCGTGGCCGGTCGTCATGGCGATCCCGCTCGTCGGCTTCCCGATCGCCATGCTCCTGGTGTTCACGCTCCTCGGCATCACCTGGACCCGTCGGGCACGAGCCAACCGGACGGCGCGCTGACGTCCGCCCCGGACGCTGGCACCGGACGATGACGACCACCGCCGACCTGGCCGCCCGACTCCGGGCGATGCCGGACGACGCCCTCGAGCGACTGGTCGCCGCCCGGCGACTGCCCGCCGCCGCACTCGCCGAGACCGGCCCGCAGCGGATCACCGACTTCTTCGACCTGGCCGAGGCACTCCGCGCCGACGACGCGGTCGACGCCGCCGTCGAGCACCTACCCCGTGCGACGATCCTCGCGCTGCGCGACGGCGGGGACCCCGACGCACTCGGCCCGGCGATCGCGCTCGGCCTCGCCGACCAGGACGGTACCGTCGACGACGCGGTCGCCGCACGCGTGGCCGCCCACCCCGACCTCACCGCGCTCGACGAGCGGCCGGGAGGCCCGGATCACCCCCGCTCCGCCGCCGACGTCGACGACGCGGCGGCCCCGGAGCGAGCCCGCACGACCGGCGCGGAGCAGGCGTTCTCGACGATGACCGTGCTCGCCGAACTCCTGCGCGCCGTCGACGCCGGCGCCGTGCACGAGCTCGTCAAGGGCGGCATCGGCGCCCCGCTCTCGCGGACCCTGGCGGAACGCATCGGCACGGACGCCGAGCTCGTCGCCGGGCGTCTCGCGCTCCTCGAGCGGATCGGCTTCGCCGAGCCCGGCGCCGGCGACTGGACGGTGACCGAGGCCGGTCGCTCCTGGCTCCTCGCCCCCTGGCCGGAGCGTTGGGCGACCCTCGTCGCCGCCTGGTCGGCCACCCTCGGCGACGCCGTGCACCAGGTGTTCGCCCTGGCCGACGGCGACCTGCGCGACCCGGTCCCGCTCGGGCGGTGGGCCTACCCCGCCGGCGCACGTTGGCTCGACGCCGCGCTGCTCGAGGCCGTCGGCGATGCCGGCTCCCTCGGGCTGGCGGTCGACGGACTGCTCACGAGCACGGGCCGGGCACTGCTCGCCGGTGACGCCGCCCCCGCTGCCGACGACCTGCCGGGGACGGTGGAGCAGGTCTACCTGCAGCACGACCTGACCGTGATCGCCCCCGGGCCGCTCGCCCCCGTCGACGACGACGCACTCCGCAGCGTCGCCGTGCTCGAGGCACCCGGCCTGGCCGCGCGGTACCGGATCTCCGAGGACACCCTGCGGGCGGCGTTCCGCGCCGGACGATCCCGCGAGGACGTGCTCGAACTGCTCGGACGTCTGTCGTCCACCGGGATCCCCCAGCCCCTGGCCTACCTGGTCGACCAGGTGGCCGGCCGCGACGGCAGCATCGTCGTCGACCGGGGCGACGACGGTCTCGGCGCCGTCGTGCGCGGCACGCCGGACCAGCTCGACCTGGTCGGCGTCGACGCGGAGCTGCGCCAGATGGCGTGGGAGCGCAGCGACCTGACGACCCTCGTCACCCGCTACCCGCCGCACGTCGTGCACTCCGCGCTCGAGGACCAGCGCTACCCGGCCGTCCTGGCGACCGCAGCCCGCCCGGTGCGGCACCACGGGCCTCCCGTCCGGCGCAGCCATGCCGGACGCTCGCCGGAGCAGGCGGCGCACGCACTCGTCGAACGGCTCCGGCTGACGACGCAGCGCGGCGACGCCGAGCCGGAGCAGGAGTGGCTCGGACGGCAGATCGACCTCGCCGTGCGCGGACGCACACCGATCCGGCTGACCGTCCGCATGCCGGACGGCGCCGAGCGGTCGTTCTCGATCATGCCGACCTCGGTCGCGGCGGGGCGCGTCCGCGGGCGCGACACGGCCGTCGACGTGGAGCGCACGCTCCCCCTGTCGCTCGTCGTGGCGGTCGAGAGCGACGCCTGAGCCGGACCGACACCCGCACGCAGGTCGCGACGGCTAGGCTGGCAGGTCATGAACGGACCGCTGATCGTGCAGAGCGACCGCACCGTGCTCCTCGAGGTCGCACACCCCGACGCCGAGGACGCACGCCACGAGCTCGCGGCCTTCGCCGAACTCGAACGTGCCCCCGAGCACGTGCACACGTACCGCATCACCCGCCTCGGCCTGTGGAACGCGCGCGCCGCCGGACACGACGCCGAGGCGATGATCGACACGCTCGAACGCTTCGCGAAGTTCCCCGTCCCGCAGAGCGTCACCGTCGACATCCGCGACACGGTGTCGCGCTACGGGCGGCTCGTGATCCGGCGCGAGGAGCGTGCGGACGCGCCCGTCATCGCGAACTCCCCCGCCGAGGAACTCGAGCGGCTCCCCGTGCTGCTGCTCACCGCCGAGGACCCGGCCGTCCTGGCCGAGGTGATCCGGTCGAAGCGCATCAAGCCGCTGCTCGGTGACATGCGCTCCCCCTCCGAGGTCGAGCTGCAGCCGTGGGCGCGCGGGCAGGTCAAGCAGGAGCTCGTGAAGCTCGGTTGGCCGGCCGAGGACCTGGCGGGCTACACGCCGGGCCAGCCGCACCCGATCGACCTCGACACCGCCGAGTGGCACATGCGGCCGTACCAGGAGCAGGCGGTCGACACGTTCTTCGCCCAGGGCTCCGGTGTCGTCGTGCTGCCCTGCGGCGCCGGCAAGACCCTGGTCGGCGCCGGCGCGATGGCGACGGTGAAGGCGACCACGCTCATCCTCGTCACGAACACCGTCTCGGCGCGGCAGTGGCGCAACGAGCTGCTCAAGCGCACCACCCTGGCCCCCGAGGACATCGGGGAGTACTCCGGCACCGTCAAGGAGATCCGGCCGGTCACCATCGCGACCTACCAGATCCTCACCGCGCGCCGGAAGGGCGAGTACACGCACCTGTCGCTGCTCGACGCCCTCGACTGGGGCCTCATCGTCTACGACGAGGTGCACCTGCTGCCGGCGCCGGTGTTCAAGCTCACCGCGGACCTGCAGGCCCGTCGTCGGCTCGGGCTGACGGCGACCCTCGTGCGCGAGGACGGCCGCGAGAGCGACGTGTTCTCGCTCATCGGCCCGAAGCGCTACGACGCCCCGTGGAAGGAGATCGAGGCCCAGGGCTACATCTCCCCCGCGGAGTGCTACGAGGTCCGCGTCGACCTGCCCCACGAGGACCGGCTCGAGTACGCGGCGTCCGGCGACGACGAGCGCTACCGGCTCGCGGCGACCTCGCCGGCGAAGACCCCCGTGGTGCGCGAGCTCATCGAGAAGCACCGCGGCGAGCAGATCCTCGTCATCGGGCAGTACATCGACCAGCTCGACGAACTCGCCGCGTCGCTCGACGCCGCCGAGATCACCGGCGCGACACCCGT includes:
- a CDS encoding C40 family peptidase gives rise to the protein MTQTGSAADAPTPANPTNAATLTNTANLTNTENATDAPLTRRSLRQADGRPTRTVVPVRNAPLPGGRRAAQAAADATAAKASASSRKRRFLAPVVLTVAVGMFGTVAVAPAFAASQPTTGTDAAAAQREARATQSQELSVSDAVALADTSRDGYGATSTATLDARAEARRAAAQQAADEAAAAEAAEQQEQSAATSDARAQTAQQYASYSGPSAADYVASSTAADTPFSLPAVVATAKQYIGTPYVFGGADPSGFDCSGYVMFVYAQHGINLAHSVPLQDQAGTTIPESEAQPGDVVIFNNEAHDGFYMGNGMIMDAPKPGGSVSIRPIWTSDYHIVRFGI
- a CDS encoding metal-dependent transcriptional regulator, translating into MTDLVDTTEMYLRTILDLEEEAIVPLRARISERLGHSGPTVSQTIARMERDGLVVVSGDRHLELTDEGRSRATHVMRKHRLAERLLADVIGLDWAFVHDEACRWEHVMSEQVEVRLLEMLGNPTESPYGNPIPGLAEIGGPAAAGFLDGVQHIVAATDGTDAVATGVIRRLGEPVQFEPELLHQLRTAGVMPGRLARVQRAGAYVAVRVDGEDAGIELPVEVAQHVYIERD
- the serC gene encoding phosphoserine transaminase; its protein translation is MADIVIPAELLPTDGRFGCGPSKIRGAQLESLVTRGATILGTSHRQEPVKDLVGSVRSGLADLFSLPDGYEVVLGNGGSTAFWDAAAFGLVERRAENLSFGEFGSKFAKAVAAPWLEAPHVVEAPGGSLAALETVEGVDVYAYPHNETSTGVMAPVVRAEGDAGALTVVDATSAAGGVAFDVSATDVYYFAPQKNFASDGGLWLALFSPAALERVERIAASDRYVPEFLSLQNAVDNSRLNQTLNTPALATLLMLDDQVRWINESGGLQWADTRTKASSSTIYDWAEASDHATPFVADPAARSQVVATIDLDESIDAKAVAATLRANGIVDTEPYRKLGRNQLRVATFTAIDPDDVAKLVRAIDFTVDALG
- a CDS encoding DUF3027 domain-containing protein, with the translated sequence MTENDAVLPDYADLARTALLEVTPESSVGAVVDTVDEGDGVVSVLFANRMPGYPGWRWTVSIAKVGDDDPTVLEVELMPGDGSLVAPEWVPWSERLAEYRAAQEHETGDADDESDDDDDDADEDDDLDDDADDDADDDAEYDDDADESDDDEDDDEDDDDEFDADEDDLAESDDDDIEGVDVDALDDSDSDEDEVEEAPAPSRGARRRSRRVRPVDPDDDLDTARLDPAEVDPEHHRD
- a CDS encoding cold shock domain-containing protein, yielding MPTGKVKFYDDDKGFGFITGDDGDQVFLHASSLPDGVTTVKAGSRLEYGVVQGKKGSQALSVRLLEPQPSLSRMSRRSADDMAVIVEDLVKELDRISGDLRHGRYPKNGDRIAAILRHVADQLEA
- a CDS encoding multidrug ABC transporter ATPase; the protein is MTFNRTERALAFMIGGIIILGVLCFIAMIIMWLTDSSAQGSMPWPVVMAIPLVGFPIAMLLVFTLLGITWTRRARANRTAR
- a CDS encoding helicase-associated domain-containing protein, with the protein product MTTTADLAARLRAMPDDALERLVAARRLPAAALAETGPQRITDFFDLAEALRADDAVDAAVEHLPRATILALRDGGDPDALGPAIALGLADQDGTVDDAVAARVAAHPDLTALDERPGGPDHPRSAADVDDAAAPERARTTGAEQAFSTMTVLAELLRAVDAGAVHELVKGGIGAPLSRTLAERIGTDAELVAGRLALLERIGFAEPGAGDWTVTEAGRSWLLAPWPERWATLVAAWSATLGDAVHQVFALADGDLRDPVPLGRWAYPAGARWLDAALLEAVGDAGSLGLAVDGLLTSTGRALLAGDAAPAADDLPGTVEQVYLQHDLTVIAPGPLAPVDDDALRSVAVLEAPGLAARYRISEDTLRAAFRAGRSREDVLELLGRLSSTGIPQPLAYLVDQVAGRDGSIVVDRGDDGLGAVVRGTPDQLDLVGVDAELRQMAWERSDLTTLVTRYPPHVVHSALEDQRYPAVLATAARPVRHHGPPVRRSHAGRSPEQAAHALVERLRLTTQRGDAEPEQEWLGRQIDLAVRGRTPIRLTVRMPDGAERSFSIMPTSVAAGRVRGRDTAVDVERTLPLSLVVAVESDA
- a CDS encoding DNA repair helicase XPB, with protein sequence MNGPLIVQSDRTVLLEVAHPDAEDARHELAAFAELERAPEHVHTYRITRLGLWNARAAGHDAEAMIDTLERFAKFPVPQSVTVDIRDTVSRYGRLVIRREERADAPVIANSPAEELERLPVLLLTAEDPAVLAEVIRSKRIKPLLGDMRSPSEVELQPWARGQVKQELVKLGWPAEDLAGYTPGQPHPIDLDTAEWHMRPYQEQAVDTFFAQGSGVVVLPCGAGKTLVGAGAMATVKATTLILVTNTVSARQWRNELLKRTTLAPEDIGEYSGTVKEIRPVTIATYQILTARRKGEYTHLSLLDALDWGLIVYDEVHLLPAPVFKLTADLQARRRLGLTATLVREDGRESDVFSLIGPKRYDAPWKEIEAQGYISPAECYEVRVDLPHEDRLEYAASGDDERYRLAATSPAKTPVVRELIEKHRGEQILVIGQYIDQLDELAASLDAAEITGATPVDERERLYDAFRSGEVDVLVVSKVANFSIDLPDATVAIQVSGSFGSRQEEAQRLGRLLRPNKDGLPASFYTLVARDTVDQDFAQNRQRFLAEQGYSYTILDADQVQTPVG